The Spirosoma sp. SC4-14 DNA window TGGCTCATCATTTTTCGCAAACCGATACCGATTCGCTGGCTCAGGTTGTAAAACTAATGCTGGCCGAAGAAGAAATCCGCTATACCAAAAATGGTAACCTTACCCTGAACCTGTAATCTTCTGTTAATCTAGCCTTCTGCCAGACTATCTGCTCAGGCTAAAACTTGCTATTTGTCCCATAATCGTGCTATGTGTCCCAGCCATTTTGTAGCTTTTATTGTACCTGTCATCTTTGCCAAAAAACGATAGTCACCAATCAACTTTCAGACACATTATGAAAACCCTACTCGCGTCCCTCTGCCTACTCACCAATCTATCGGTCTATGCTTTTTCTTCTGCCAATAACCCTTCGTGGGCTGTTGTCGACTCGGCAACTTATCAGCTAACCGTTGTTGTGTCAGGAATCAATCAGCGAACCGGGAAACTATACATCGGTTTGGCTACCGATGCGTCCAGCTTTACCGGAGAGTCGGCTCATAAAAAAACGGTTGCGATACCCGAATCCGGCGACATCACGGTGTCGTTTGAGGGGTTAAAACCTGGGCGCTATGCGGTGAGGGTTCTTCAGGATCTGAACGACAATCAGAAAATGGATTTTTCGGGTCAAATGCCAGCGGAGCCCTTTGGGTTCTCAAACGTAACGATGCTGATGGGACCGCCCAGTTTCGACGAATGCTCTTTTGAGCTTAATGAAAATAAATCAGTACAAATTCGTATGATCGAACTGTAGAGGCACAGTCTTGAATCGAAATCTAGTAACACGTTGAGTAGATATGAGTGCGGGAGTCGTCAAAAACTGGGCGACTCTTTTGCTACCCAATCAACAAAAAGGCCTAACACACAGTTACCAGACTATTGTTATAGGCTATTGATTTTCTCAACGTTACGATGACGCAATCAGAATTCCGACCGCAATCCAACGAAATTCCGGGCCAGCAACTCCCCTATCCGGCCCAACAATCGGACATGGACCCAGCCCCCGACAGCGATCTGTCGAACTACAAACCTGCCGGAAAACTAATTGACAAAGTAGCTATCATTACGGGTGGCGATTCGGGTATAGGGCGGGCAGTAGCGATTGCGTTTGCCATGGAGGGTGCCGATGTAGCAATTGTTTACAACGAAAATACTGATGATGCCAGACACACCCAGCGCCTTGTTGAACAAAAAGACCATTCATGCCTGATTATCAAGGCCGATGTGCGAAACGCAGCCGCCTGTCAGGCCGCCGTACAACAGGTTGTTGAGCAGTATGGCAAATTGAATATTCTGGTCAATAACGCTGCCTATCAGATGGCGCAGCAGTCTATAGACGATCTTTCGGAGGAACAGTTTCGCAGAACGTTCGAAACCAATATTTTTGGCTATTTCTTCATGGTGAAAGCCGTTTTGCCGCACCTCAACGAAGGCGATGCCATTGTGAATACGGGCAGTATTGTTGGTATAGTTGGCAATCCGATTCTGGTCGATTATGCGTCTTCGAAAGGCGCTATTCATGCCTTCACCAAATCGCTGGCCATTCAGTTGGGCAAACGTAACATTCGGGTAAACTGCATAGCACCTGGGCCTGTCTGGACGCCTAACATTCCTGGAACTATGCCCGAAGATGAGGTCAAAAATTTTGGTCACGAGGTTGCCCTTGCCCGGCCCGGCCAACCCGAAGAACTGGCTCCGGCTTATGTGCTGCTTGCATCCAGCGAAGGCAGTTTCATGACCGGCAGTATTGTCGAAGTAACCGGCGGCAAGCTAGGCTAATTTATACCTCATCACTCACCATGTTTCACTATCCAGCAGGCACCGTTCGCGCATTGCTCAAAACCGATCAGGTTACCAAAGCTACCCAACAGGCATTGACCGAACGGCTGAACGCTCAACCTCGGCAACCTACATTCTTTTCAGAAGCAGAGTTCTTACTGTTGCGAGCCGTTTGTGACCAACTGATTCCGCAGCCCAACAGCCCTGAACGTATTTGCATCGAACACAGCATTGACGAGCGGCTTTCGGAAAACACAACAAATGGCTGGCGATACGACACCATGCCGAATGACGGCGAGGCTTATCGATCAGGGTTGAAAGGTATCGACGAAAGTGCCGTTCATTTATTCCAGAAGCCATTTCAGGACTTGCTCGACGAACAAAAAAATCAGGTTCTTCAAGCTATTCAGACAATGGAGGCTCCCGGCAAAACCTGGCAAACCCTTCCTGCCGATCGTTTTTTTGAAGAACTACTGGCCGAAGCCGCAGAAGCCTATTATAGCCACCCGTTAGCGCAGGAAGAAATTGGCTACGTTGGGATGGCCGATGTGCTAACCTGGCACCGAATCGGCCTCAACCAACTGGAAGAACGAGAACCAAGAGCAATATAACCTGGTCAGTTGTCACTTGGTCATTAGTTATTGGACAAGCGGAATGATTGTATCAATGACTAATTGCCAATGCTTGATAACTACTAATCTGAATGTATCGAATTCATGCCTTATTCCACAACTGAAACCGTCGATGCTGTCGTAATCGGAACCGGTGCGGGCGGTGCGCCCCTACTGGCACGCCTGGCCAAAGCTGGCCTGAAAGTAGTTGCACTGGAAGCTGGCAAGCACTGGAACCCCCAGCACGACTTTCCGACCGACGAAAAAGCGCAGAGTAAACTCTTCTGGAACGATGAACGGCTTAGCGCGGGCAACGATCCCCTACCCTTTGGCAACAACAATTCGGGCACAGGTGTTGGTGGCTCTACCCTTCATTACACAGCCTACACGCCACGAGCCCAACCCGACGATTTCCGTATCCGAACCGACTTCGGTGTTGGTGAAGACTGGCCCCTGAGCTTTGCGGATATTGAGCCGTATTATGACGAGGTTGAGCAATTTCTGGGCGTATCGGGGCCTTCACCTTACCCCTGGGGCCCTGCTCGCAAACACGCTTACGCGCTAGGGCCATTACCCATAAACGGTGCCGGCCAATTGATGGATCGTGGTTGCAAATCGCTGGGGATCAACACATCGCCCGCAGCCAATGCGGCTCTGTCGGCAGGTTATTATCAGGAAGGCGTCGGATACCGGCCTGCCTGTGCCAACCGGGGCTTCTGTCAGGCAGGATGTACCATTGGCGCCAAAGCAAGTATGGATGTCACCTACATTCCACTTGCCCTGTATCACGGAGCCGAGATTCGGCCAGAATGTTTTGTAACCCAGTTGATTAAAAACAGCGTGGGCAAAATCAGTGAAGTTGTCTATATACGAAACGGGCAGGAAGAACGGCAACGATGTCGGTTTGTTTTTCTGTGTGCAGGAACTATTGAAACTGCCCGCCTATTGCTTCTTAACGGACTCGCGAACAGCAGTGGACAGGTTGGCCGAAATATTATGGCTCATCCGGGCCTGCAAATCTGGGGCGAGTTCGATGACGATGTGCGTCCATACAAAGGCATTCCGGGGGCCTTAATATCTGAAGATATGCACCGCCCTCCAAAGGCCGACTTCGCGGGCGGATACCTTCTACAATCTATTGGCGTAATGCCGGTTACGTATATGAGCCAAATGGCACGAGGACGCGGATTGTGGGGGCAGGCCCTAAAACAGGCGGCTTCGGCTTACAACCATGTAGCGGGTATCAATATTCTGGGCGACTGTCTGCCTTACGACCACAATTATCTGGAGCTCTCGGACGAAAAAGATGCTCGTGACCTCCCCAAACCCCGTGTTTATTTCACAAACGGCGACAATGAACACCGCCTGACCGTTCATGCCAACAACGTCATGCGCGACATCTGGGAGGCTGCTGGTGCCCGAAACGTCTGGGCATTTCCCCGTAATGCCCACGTAATCGGTACCTGCCGAATGGGAAACAAGCCCGATCAGGCAGTGGTGAACGCCAATGGGCAATCGTTCGACATTCCGAATTTATTTATCAGTGATAACTCAACGTTCCCCAGTGCCTTAAGCGTTAATCCAGCTCTGACAATCATGGCGTTATCGCTTCGAACTGCGGATTGTTTTTTACAAAAAGGTTGATTGGCTTATCGTAAAATCGGTTTGCGGTATATACCTCCGGCCGACTTCTGTAAGCCGACTTCCGTAAGCCAGTCGATGTTATGAAACAGAACGGATTTTTAGATCATATCAAACGCAAATTTGGCGACGGCAACTACGACGGCGATCAATTTGGCGGGGCCAATGGACACGATGGGAGCGGATTTCCGACCACAAATCCCAGCAATTTTATGTTCGCTACAGGCATTGAGTGCTCCTATCCAACGATTCAGAACGGCACCGTTCGGCGCGACCAGCTTCGGGAATGTGGTCATTATGATCAGTGGAAAGACGATTTAGGACTCGTGAAAGAAATGGGACTGAATGTGCTTCGGTATGGACTTCCCTATTATAGCATTCATCAGGGACCGGGTAAATTCGACTGGAGTTTTGCTGATCTGGCAATGGCCGAAATCAAACGCCTGGGTATTATCCCGATTCTGGATCTGATGCATTTTGGCGTACCCGACTGGATTGGCAACTTTCAAAACCCAGAGCTTCCGATTCATTTTGCCAGCTATGCCGCAGCAGTTGCCAAACGCTACCCGTGGGTTCGTTACTATACGCCCGTTAATGAGATTTATGTTACGGCCCGCATCAGTGGTCGCGATGGTGTCTGGAATGAACAGCTAAAAACCGACCGAGGCTTCGTAACAGCACTTAAGCACTGTGTAGCTGCCAGCATTATGGCCAATCAGCAGCTTGCCCGGTATCGAAACGATTGCGTAATCGTGCAAAGCGAAAGTGCCGAATATACTCATGAACTCTGCGCTA harbors:
- a CDS encoding GMC family oxidoreductase — translated: MPYSTTETVDAVVIGTGAGGAPLLARLAKAGLKVVALEAGKHWNPQHDFPTDEKAQSKLFWNDERLSAGNDPLPFGNNNSGTGVGGSTLHYTAYTPRAQPDDFRIRTDFGVGEDWPLSFADIEPYYDEVEQFLGVSGPSPYPWGPARKHAYALGPLPINGAGQLMDRGCKSLGINTSPAANAALSAGYYQEGVGYRPACANRGFCQAGCTIGAKASMDVTYIPLALYHGAEIRPECFVTQLIKNSVGKISEVVYIRNGQEERQRCRFVFLCAGTIETARLLLLNGLANSSGQVGRNIMAHPGLQIWGEFDDDVRPYKGIPGALISEDMHRPPKADFAGGYLLQSIGVMPVTYMSQMARGRGLWGQALKQAASAYNHVAGINILGDCLPYDHNYLELSDEKDARDLPKPRVYFTNGDNEHRLTVHANNVMRDIWEAAGARNVWAFPRNAHVIGTCRMGNKPDQAVVNANGQSFDIPNLFISDNSTFPSALSVNPALTIMALSLRTADCFLQKG
- a CDS encoding DUF2141 domain-containing protein → MKTLLASLCLLTNLSVYAFSSANNPSWAVVDSATYQLTVVVSGINQRTGKLYIGLATDASSFTGESAHKKTVAIPESGDITVSFEGLKPGRYAVRVLQDLNDNQKMDFSGQMPAEPFGFSNVTMLMGPPSFDECSFELNENKSVQIRMIEL
- a CDS encoding gluconate 2-dehydrogenase subunit 3 family protein; protein product: MFHYPAGTVRALLKTDQVTKATQQALTERLNAQPRQPTFFSEAEFLLLRAVCDQLIPQPNSPERICIEHSIDERLSENTTNGWRYDTMPNDGEAYRSGLKGIDESAVHLFQKPFQDLLDEQKNQVLQAIQTMEAPGKTWQTLPADRFFEELLAEAAEAYYSHPLAQEEIGYVGMADVLTWHRIGLNQLEEREPRAI
- a CDS encoding SDR family oxidoreductase, giving the protein MTQSEFRPQSNEIPGQQLPYPAQQSDMDPAPDSDLSNYKPAGKLIDKVAIITGGDSGIGRAVAIAFAMEGADVAIVYNENTDDARHTQRLVEQKDHSCLIIKADVRNAAACQAAVQQVVEQYGKLNILVNNAAYQMAQQSIDDLSEEQFRRTFETNIFGYFFMVKAVLPHLNEGDAIVNTGSIVGIVGNPILVDYASSKGAIHAFTKSLAIQLGKRNIRVNCIAPGPVWTPNIPGTMPEDEVKNFGHEVALARPGQPEELAPAYVLLASSEGSFMTGSIVEVTGGKLG
- a CDS encoding family 1 glycosylhydrolase, with translation MKQNGFLDHIKRKFGDGNYDGDQFGGANGHDGSGFPTTNPSNFMFATGIECSYPTIQNGTVRRDQLRECGHYDQWKDDLGLVKEMGLNVLRYGLPYYSIHQGPGKFDWSFADLAMAEIKRLGIIPILDLMHFGVPDWIGNFQNPELPIHFASYAAAVAKRYPWVRYYTPVNEIYVTARISGRDGVWNEQLKTDRGFVTALKHCVAASIMANQQLARYRNDCVIVQSESAEYTHELCATPSAQTILDNELRFLSLDLLYANAPSATVAMFMMDNGLTRDEYNWFMAGKPPGYQIMGNDYYGRNERIKLADGSIKTSMDVLGWYEITREYYERYHMPVMHTETNVFEADQAPVWLYKQWAGIMRMRRSGVPVLGFTWYSLIDQIDWDSQLGQVNNHVNACGLYDLNRKPRPVAEAYKNILNEFGQITVVPYGEMLEMTDQPARLKVQI